In the genome of Falsirhodobacter halotolerans, the window GAACCCGCCGTGATGATTTGCCAGCCGGAACAGATAATCGGTCCGCAAGCCCGCCTGCACATTCTCGAACGTCACGTCATAGACGGGCTGCCCATCGGCGAAGGGGTGCCCCATGTCGGCCAGCATCTGCCGCGCGGCGGGACGGATGTCGATCTCCGCCCCCTCGACCCCCATCGCGCGCATCAGGGCCCAGGCGTTGCCCCTCGTCTCCTCGCCTGTGGCAAAGCCGGGCATGGTATAGGCCAGAATCGTGGACCGGGGCAGGCCAAGGACATCGCAGACTTTCGCCGCAACGATCAGCGCGTGGGTGGAATCGAGCCCGCCTGAGATGCCCAGAACCATCTTGCCCCCGCCGGTGGACAGAAACCGGCGGCGCAAGGCGTCGACCTGGATGTTGAACGCCTCGAAACAGTCCTGATCGACCTTGTCCGCGCGGTTGGGGATATAGGGAAAGCGGCGCTGCGGGCGATGAAACCCGATATCGCCATTCGCCACTTTGTGCGCGAAGGTGATCCGTCGGAAGGCCGCGTCGCCCGTCGCATCGTTGAACGTGCCGGTGCGCATCCGTTCCGACAGGATGCGGCCCGTGTCCACGTCGGCGATGCACAGCTCCGGCGACGTGTCAAAGCGCGCCGATTGGCCCAGCATGTCGCCCAGTTCATAGATTGCGCCCTGACCATCCCATGCCAGATCGGTCGTGCTTTCCCCGGCCCCCGCCGCGGAATAGGCATAGGCCGCCATGGCCCGCATCGATTGGCTGATGCACAGCGTGTGCCGATCGTCCGCCTTGCCAATCGTTATGTTGGACGCCGACAGGTTCGTCAGGATCACCGCCCCCGCCAGCGCCGCGGCGGTGGACGGTGGGGTGGGGGCCCAGAAATCTTCGCACACCTCCATATGGAACACGAAGCCGGGCAGGCTGTCCGCCTGAAAGATCAGATCGGCGCCAAAGGGCACGTCGACCCCGTTCAGGCGGATCTGCCCCGTGGTGCCGCGCCCATGGGCGAACCAACGCTTTTCATAATATTCGCGGTAGTTCGGAAGGAAGGATTTCGGAACCACACCCAGAACCCGACCGCCGCCGATCGCAATGGCGCAGTTGTAAATCCGGCCGTCGCGCCGCAACGGGGCCCCGATCAGGGTGATGGGCGACAGATCGGCCGTGCGCGCCGCAAGGACGCCCACGGCCTTTTCCGCCGCTGTCAAAAGCGCATCCTGCATGTGAAGATCGTCGATGGCATAGGCGGTGACGCACAGTTCCGGGCACACCATCAGATCGACATGCGCACGATGGGCTTCCTCCATCCGCTCGGCAATCGCGTCGGTGTTGAACCGCACGTCGGCGGGTCGGACCAAAGGCGTCGCGGTGGCCACGCGGACAAAACCGTGCGTGTGAAGGGAAGCGAAGGTGCGCGGATCCATGGCAATCTCCCGTATGCCCGTCCGGTTCTATCGCATCGGGCGGGGGGCGCAATGGAAACGGGTGGGTTGGATTGCGGGGAAAAAGCCGCTAGACTTTCGGTCGGAGGACGACC includes:
- a CDS encoding NAD(+) synthase, whose product is MDPRTFASLHTHGFVRVATATPLVRPADVRFNTDAIAERMEEAHRAHVDLMVCPELCVTAYAIDDLHMQDALLTAAEKAVGVLAARTADLSPITLIGAPLRRDGRIYNCAIAIGGGRVLGVVPKSFLPNYREYYEKRWFAHGRGTTGQIRLNGVDVPFGADLIFQADSLPGFVFHMEVCEDFWAPTPPSTAAALAGAVILTNLSASNITIGKADDRHTLCISQSMRAMAAYAYSAAGAGESTTDLAWDGQGAIYELGDMLGQSARFDTSPELCIADVDTGRILSERMRTGTFNDATGDAAFRRITFAHKVANGDIGFHRPQRRFPYIPNRADKVDQDCFEAFNIQVDALRRRFLSTGGGKMVLGISGGLDSTHALIVAAKVCDVLGLPRSTILAYTMPGFATGEETRGNAWALMRAMGVEGAEIDIRPAARQMLADMGHPFADGQPVYDVTFENVQAGLRTDYLFRLANHHGGFVIGTGDLSELALGWCTYGVGDHMSHYAVNAGVPKTLIQYLIRWAVTSNQFDAATDDILTAILNTEISPELVPGAELQGTESIIGPYALHDFFLFHTLRYGFAPSKIAFLAERAWSDLEVGLWPHGYPDAKKVAYDRATIKSWLGVFTKRFFGFSQFKRSAIPNGPKVSAGGALSPRGDWRAPSDGSPQVWLDDLARVPD